One Corallococcus exiguus DNA segment encodes these proteins:
- a CDS encoding GGDEF domain-containing response regulator: MKTQPYTLLVVDDSQALLPQLVRTLGPEDFALRVARSGPEALGLTQEVDGVLLCSGGLDEAQAQGLLEALSPPQPGPQPAVVVLAPPEDRALRLAALRRGAEVILTPWDDEELRLRLYRSLEAHSRLRSLHSQVEELRRLAVTDGLTQVHNHRYFQERLREEFRRSQRYDESLSLILVDLDHFKNINDAHGHGAGDRVLREVAASLQHSVRETDLVARYGGEEFAILLPCTHLPGALTVAERIRKGINELHAGPEGALRVTASLGVSSFPHRAILAPEQLLLTADEALYRAKREGRDRICLHPPAPLFSAPPSRAG; this comes from the coding sequence GTGAAAACCCAGCCCTACACGCTTCTGGTCGTGGACGATTCGCAGGCACTGCTGCCTCAGTTGGTGCGCACGCTCGGCCCGGAGGACTTCGCGCTCCGTGTGGCTCGCTCCGGGCCGGAGGCGCTCGGGCTGACCCAGGAGGTAGACGGCGTCTTGCTCTGCTCCGGCGGCCTCGACGAGGCCCAGGCTCAGGGCCTCCTGGAGGCCCTCTCCCCACCGCAACCGGGGCCCCAACCCGCCGTGGTGGTCCTGGCCCCCCCGGAAGACCGGGCCTTGCGCCTGGCCGCGCTGCGCAGGGGGGCTGAGGTAATTCTGACCCCATGGGACGACGAAGAGCTGCGTTTGAGGCTCTACCGGAGCCTGGAAGCGCACTCCCGGTTGAGGTCACTTCACTCCCAGGTCGAGGAACTGCGGCGCCTGGCGGTGACGGACGGCCTGACCCAGGTGCACAACCACCGTTACTTCCAGGAGCGCCTGCGCGAGGAGTTCCGCCGCTCGCAGCGCTACGACGAGAGCCTCTCTCTCATCCTGGTGGACCTGGACCACTTCAAGAACATCAACGACGCCCACGGCCACGGCGCCGGAGACCGCGTCCTGAGAGAGGTGGCCGCCTCCCTCCAGCACAGCGTCCGTGAGACGGACCTGGTGGCCCGCTACGGAGGAGAGGAGTTCGCCATCCTCCTGCCGTGCACCCACCTGCCCGGCGCCCTCACCGTGGCGGAGAGAATCCGCAAGGGAATCAACGAGTTGCACGCCGGTCCGGAGGGTGCCCTGCGCGTCACCGCGTCCCTGGGCGTCTCCAGCTTCCCCCACCGCGCCATCCTCGCCCCGGAGCAGCTGCTGCTCACCGCCGACGAGGCCCTCTACCGCGCCAAGCGGGAGGGTCGCGACCGCATCTGTCTGCACCCTCCCGCCCCCCTGTTTTCCGCGCCGCCCTCCCGCGCTGGCTGA
- a CDS encoding ATP-binding protein, producing the protein MGTLGAQAQAQDPVARGRLLLVDDEENILKSIRRVLRRGEWDIETATDAEAGLRTLERFQPEVVISDFRMPGMNGVEFLTQVKLQAPRAQRIMLTGQADQQAIEEAINRSEIFRFISKPWNDSHLVLTVKSAFEQYALHAENDRLYRVTQEQNAELKHLNADLEERVALRTRLLSTAKREWELSFDCMETPLAVVRARDFAVRRANVAYAQVARRSIEEVPSDVPCHQYLFGRDTPCTGCPLPSAMETGKGARGEVQQGGRSYVVAAYPFAGDDRAVCTYRDVTEEQAMTRRLIETEKMAAVGQLAGGVAHEINNPLGGILAFAQLMSRDAGRSESDLESLKLIEESALRCKRIVESLLKFSRHSRVEDRRLFDLSKCVEDAAVLFRAQLKSMPKVELKLGLKDGLPKVYGDPGTLAQVVLNLLQNGLQALPHAEGRLSLETGREGDRTFFAVRDTGSGIEERHLPRIFEPSFTTKPPGEGTGLGLSIAYRIVQDHGGTFHVDTHVGQGSRFIVYLPIPLQLERLP; encoded by the coding sequence ATGGGAACCCTCGGAGCTCAAGCGCAGGCGCAGGACCCGGTCGCCCGTGGGCGGCTGCTGCTCGTGGACGACGAGGAGAACATCCTCAAGTCCATCCGGCGGGTGCTGCGCCGCGGTGAGTGGGACATCGAGACGGCGACGGACGCCGAAGCGGGCCTGCGCACGCTGGAGCGGTTCCAGCCGGAGGTCGTCATCTCCGACTTCCGCATGCCGGGGATGAACGGGGTGGAGTTCCTCACCCAGGTGAAGCTCCAGGCGCCGCGCGCCCAGCGCATCATGCTGACGGGGCAGGCGGATCAGCAGGCCATCGAAGAGGCCATCAACCGCTCCGAAATCTTCCGCTTCATCTCCAAGCCCTGGAACGACAGCCACCTGGTCCTCACGGTGAAGAGCGCCTTCGAGCAGTACGCGCTCCACGCGGAGAACGACCGGCTCTACCGCGTCACCCAGGAGCAGAACGCGGAGCTCAAGCACCTCAACGCGGACCTGGAGGAGCGCGTCGCGCTGCGCACGCGCCTGCTCTCCACGGCCAAGCGCGAGTGGGAGCTGTCCTTCGACTGCATGGAGACGCCGCTCGCGGTGGTGCGCGCGCGGGACTTCGCGGTGCGCCGGGCCAACGTGGCCTACGCGCAGGTGGCCCGCCGCTCCATCGAAGAAGTGCCTTCCGACGTCCCCTGCCACCAGTACCTCTTCGGCCGGGACACGCCGTGCACGGGTTGCCCGCTGCCCTCCGCCATGGAGACGGGCAAGGGCGCGCGCGGGGAAGTGCAGCAGGGCGGGCGCAGCTACGTGGTGGCCGCGTATCCCTTCGCCGGTGACGACCGCGCGGTGTGCACCTACCGAGACGTCACGGAGGAGCAGGCCATGACGCGCCGGCTCATCGAGACGGAGAAGATGGCCGCGGTGGGCCAGCTCGCGGGCGGCGTGGCGCACGAAATCAACAACCCGCTGGGCGGCATCCTCGCCTTCGCGCAGCTGATGTCCCGCGACGCGGGCCGCAGCGAGAGCGACCTGGAGTCGCTGAAGCTGATTGAAGAGAGCGCGCTGCGCTGCAAGCGCATCGTGGAGAGCCTGCTGAAGTTCAGCCGGCACAGCCGCGTGGAGGACCGCCGCCTCTTTGATTTGTCCAAGTGCGTGGAGGACGCCGCGGTGCTCTTCCGCGCGCAGCTCAAGTCCATGCCCAAGGTGGAGCTGAAGCTGGGCCTCAAGGACGGGCTGCCCAAGGTGTACGGCGACCCTGGGACGCTCGCGCAGGTGGTGCTCAACCTGCTGCAGAACGGCCTGCAAGCGCTTCCCCACGCCGAAGGGCGCCTGTCCCTGGAGACGGGGCGCGAGGGCGACCGGACGTTCTTCGCGGTGAGGGACACCGGCTCGGGCATCGAAGAGCGTCACCTGCCGCGCATCTTCGAGCCGTCCTTCACCACCAAGCCGCCCGGCGAGGGCACCGGCCTGGGGCTGTCCATCGCCTATCGCATCGTCCAGGACCACGGGGGCACCTTCCACGTGGACACCCACGTGGGTCAGGGCTCCCGCTTCATCGTCTACCTGCCTATTCCCCTGCAGCTCGAGAGGTTGCCGTGA
- a CDS encoding sigma-54-dependent transcriptional regulator translates to MNQVKRAKVLVVDDDSVVLKAVTQILQREGHPVVAIDDAVEGLAAAKDPSIDVVVLDIKMPHLSGMDLLRAIKADRPDVEVIMMTAFATVETAVEAVKAGAYDYLTKPFENIDEVSLTVAKAAERKALKDRTRALEEALTARSQFEDLIGQSSQMRAVFKLVETVSHSTATVLIQGESGTGKELVARAIHYRSARRDKPFVAVNCSALTETLLESELFGHVKGSFTGATGNKKGLFEAADGGTIFLDEIGDVPPATQVRLLRVLQEGEVKRVGANEPVKVDVRVIAATHVDLSRAKEQGKFREDLFYRLNVITIDLPPLRDRPEDVPLLAHHFLKVYASKADKKVSGISPRAMEALTCNRWTGNVRELENVIERAVVLTANDVIDVEDLPPGFQAAPQADSAVEVFSLAHLPYAQAKRLAMRAFERRYLSALLEKNNHNVSSAARAAGVDRSNFRRLLKQYEVAGRSMKPRSPKGPDSDSGPGPVLEAVS, encoded by the coding sequence GTGAACCAAGTCAAGCGCGCCAAGGTCCTCGTTGTGGATGACGACTCCGTCGTCCTCAAGGCCGTCACCCAGATCCTCCAGCGGGAAGGACACCCGGTCGTCGCCATCGACGACGCGGTGGAGGGGCTCGCGGCGGCGAAGGATCCGTCCATCGACGTGGTCGTGCTCGACATCAAGATGCCGCACCTGTCCGGCATGGACCTGCTGCGCGCCATCAAGGCGGACCGCCCGGACGTGGAGGTCATCATGATGACGGCCTTCGCCACCGTGGAGACGGCGGTGGAGGCGGTGAAGGCGGGCGCGTACGACTACCTCACCAAGCCCTTCGAGAACATCGACGAGGTCAGCCTCACGGTGGCCAAGGCCGCCGAGCGCAAGGCGCTGAAGGACCGCACCCGCGCGCTGGAGGAGGCGCTCACCGCGCGCAGCCAGTTCGAGGACCTCATCGGCCAGTCCTCGCAGATGCGCGCCGTGTTCAAGCTGGTGGAGACGGTCAGCCACTCCACCGCCACGGTGCTCATCCAGGGTGAGAGCGGCACGGGCAAGGAGCTGGTTGCCCGCGCCATCCACTACCGCAGCGCGCGCCGCGACAAGCCCTTCGTGGCCGTCAACTGTTCGGCCCTGACGGAGACGCTGCTGGAAAGTGAGCTCTTCGGCCACGTGAAGGGCAGCTTCACCGGCGCCACCGGCAACAAGAAGGGCCTCTTCGAGGCGGCCGACGGCGGCACCATCTTCCTGGATGAAATTGGCGACGTGCCCCCGGCCACCCAGGTGCGCCTCTTGCGCGTCCTGCAGGAGGGTGAAGTCAAGCGCGTGGGCGCCAACGAGCCCGTGAAGGTGGACGTGCGCGTCATCGCCGCCACGCACGTGGACCTGTCCCGCGCGAAGGAGCAGGGCAAGTTCCGCGAGGACCTCTTCTATCGCCTCAACGTCATCACCATCGACCTGCCACCCCTGCGCGACCGCCCGGAGGACGTGCCGCTGCTCGCGCACCACTTCCTCAAGGTCTACGCCTCCAAGGCGGACAAGAAGGTCTCCGGCATCAGCCCGCGCGCCATGGAGGCGCTCACCTGCAACCGGTGGACGGGCAACGTGCGCGAACTGGAGAACGTCATCGAGCGCGCGGTGGTGCTGACGGCCAACGACGTCATCGACGTGGAGGACCTGCCGCCCGGCTTCCAGGCCGCGCCCCAGGCCGACTCGGCGGTGGAGGTGTTCAGCCTGGCGCACCTGCCGTACGCCCAGGCCAAGCGCCTGGCCATGCGCGCCTTCGAGCGCCGCTACCTGTCCGCGCTGCTGGAGAAGAACAACCACAACGTGTCCAGCGCGGCGCGCGCGGCCGGCGTGGACCGCTCCAACTTCCGTCGTCTGCTCAAGCAGTACGAAGTGGCCGGCCGCAGCATGAAGCCACGCTCGCCCAAGGGCCCGGACTCGGACAGCGGCCCGGGCCCCGTCCTGGAAGCGGTGTCCTGA
- a CDS encoding replication-associated recombination protein A has translation MDLFDHASQKEQAVLAPLAERMRPTSLSEYLGQEHLTGEGRFLRRALESDQVPSLILWGPPGTGKTTLAQLVARSTGASFETMSAVLAGVKDIRETVARAQDRWKLNRQRTLLFIDEIHRFNKSQQDALLPHVEKGTVTLIGATTENPSFEVNAALLSRCRVITLRGLEQEELIAVMRHAVADPRGLGGKVAVDDAALEFIADAAGGDARKALTALEAAAAYGRTAVDRKVAEEALQQKMLLYDKGGEEHYNVVSAFIKSMRGSDVDAALYWMTRMLEAGEDPVFIFRRMVIFASEDVGNADPRALGVAVDALRAFQLMGLPEGTLPLTQAVTYLALAPKSNAVIAAYAAVREAVTKEGALPVPMHLRNAPTKLMKSLGYGGGYKYPHNFEGNYVPEDYLPEALRSRCFYTPTRNGFEAELSERYETIQQQLAARRSEREPGEDG, from the coding sequence ATGGACCTCTTCGACCACGCCAGCCAGAAGGAACAGGCCGTCCTGGCGCCGCTCGCCGAGCGCATGCGCCCCACCTCGCTCAGCGAGTACCTGGGACAGGAACACCTCACCGGAGAGGGCCGCTTCCTGCGCCGCGCGCTGGAGAGCGACCAGGTGCCCAGCCTCATCCTCTGGGGCCCGCCCGGCACCGGCAAGACGACGCTCGCCCAGCTCGTCGCGCGCTCCACCGGCGCCTCCTTCGAGACCATGTCCGCCGTGCTCGCGGGCGTGAAGGACATCCGCGAGACGGTGGCTCGGGCGCAGGACCGCTGGAAGCTGAACCGCCAGCGCACGCTGCTCTTCATCGACGAAATCCACCGCTTCAACAAGTCGCAGCAGGACGCGCTCCTGCCCCACGTGGAGAAGGGCACCGTCACGCTGATTGGCGCCACCACGGAGAACCCGTCCTTCGAGGTGAACGCCGCGCTCCTGTCGCGCTGCCGCGTCATCACCCTGCGCGGGCTGGAGCAGGAGGAGCTCATCGCCGTCATGCGCCACGCCGTCGCGGACCCTCGGGGGCTGGGCGGCAAGGTGGCCGTGGACGACGCGGCGCTGGAGTTCATCGCGGACGCGGCGGGCGGCGACGCGCGCAAGGCCCTCACCGCGCTGGAGGCCGCGGCGGCGTACGGCCGCACGGCGGTGGACCGCAAGGTGGCGGAGGAGGCGCTCCAGCAGAAGATGCTGCTCTACGACAAGGGCGGCGAGGAGCACTACAACGTCGTCAGCGCGTTCATCAAATCCATGCGCGGCAGCGACGTGGACGCCGCGCTGTACTGGATGACGCGCATGCTGGAGGCGGGCGAGGACCCCGTCTTCATCTTCCGCCGCATGGTCATCTTCGCGTCGGAAGACGTGGGCAACGCGGACCCGCGCGCGCTCGGCGTGGCGGTGGACGCGCTGAGGGCCTTCCAGCTCATGGGACTTCCGGAGGGCACCCTGCCCCTCACCCAGGCCGTGACGTACCTGGCGCTCGCGCCCAAGTCGAACGCCGTCATCGCCGCGTACGCGGCCGTGCGCGAGGCCGTGACGAAGGAAGGCGCGCTGCCGGTGCCCATGCACCTGCGCAACGCGCCCACCAAGCTGATGAAGTCGCTGGGCTACGGCGGCGGGTACAAGTACCCGCACAACTTCGAGGGCAACTACGTCCCGGAGGACTACCTGCCCGAAGCGCTGCGCTCCCGCTGCTTCTACACCCCGACGCGCAACGGCTTCGAGGCGGAGCTGTCCGAGCGCTACGAAACCATCCAGCAGCAGCTCGCCGCGCGTCGCAGCGAGCGCGAGCCCGGGGAGGACGGCTGA
- a CDS encoding NAD(+)/NADH kinase, producing the protein MQTLVIVAKRDTPQAVALAAEIQQRHPNLTVLADRALAHALNWPRIEDRELAARADLVVVLGGDGTLIYAARLLGGRNVPIIGVNLGSLGFMTEISVEELFIRLDDVLAGNFHVDSRMKLSCRLLRGGKVLIEDEILNDVVINKGALARIADHETSIDGVPITTYKSDGVILATPTGSTAYSLSAGGPIVHPSVDCTILSPICSHALTQRAIVVPADRTIRVTLKSETADTYLTLDGQTGHSLQGGDCIEVVRSPNRVGLVRNPRVAFFTILRQKLHWGER; encoded by the coding sequence GTGCAGACCCTCGTCATCGTCGCGAAGCGTGACACCCCGCAGGCTGTCGCCCTGGCGGCGGAAATCCAGCAGCGCCACCCGAACCTGACGGTGCTGGCGGACCGTGCCCTGGCGCATGCGCTGAACTGGCCACGAATTGAAGACCGCGAGCTGGCGGCCCGAGCGGACCTGGTGGTGGTGCTGGGCGGTGACGGCACGCTCATCTACGCGGCGCGCCTGTTGGGCGGACGCAACGTGCCCATCATCGGTGTCAACCTGGGCAGCCTGGGCTTCATGACGGAAATCTCCGTGGAGGAGCTCTTCATCCGGCTGGATGACGTGCTGGCGGGGAACTTCCACGTGGACTCGCGGATGAAGCTGTCCTGCCGGCTGTTGCGCGGGGGCAAGGTCCTCATCGAGGACGAAATCCTCAACGACGTGGTCATCAACAAGGGCGCGCTCGCGCGCATCGCGGACCACGAGACGTCCATCGACGGGGTGCCCATCACCACGTACAAGTCGGACGGCGTCATCCTGGCCACGCCCACCGGCTCCACGGCGTACTCGCTGTCCGCGGGCGGCCCCATCGTGCACCCGTCGGTGGACTGCACCATCCTGTCGCCCATCTGCTCCCACGCGCTGACCCAGCGGGCCATCGTGGTGCCGGCGGACCGCACCATTCGCGTGACGCTGAAGAGCGAGACAGCGGACACGTACCTCACGCTGGACGGGCAGACGGGCCACTCGCTCCAGGGCGGGGACTGCATTGAAGTGGTGCGCTCGCCCAACCGCGTGGGCCTGGTGCGCAACCCGCGCGTGGCCTTCTTCACCATCCTCCGGCAGAAGCTCCACTGGGGCGAGCGCTGA
- a CDS encoding serine/threonine protein kinase, with the protein MTTGGHRTRFGKYELQERLGAGGMAVVHRARYTVAEGVSRSVVIKRVRDPYALDPAFVRMFLNEARISMGLSHGNIVQVFDFGQEEGEYFLAMEWVDGQPLSKVLKRLKLKGMAHLPAPLAVQLMVEVCKGLHHAHTRRDEEGRSLGLVHRDVSPDNVLVSYEGEVKLTDFGIAKAQWAGRQDTDAGVVRGKFLYLSPEQTRAEALDARSDVYTAGVVLFELLTGRRPAEGDQASVMERIATGDLTPPHAHVPDLDPSLGALVTRALALRRDDRFTSAEDFQRALAEWLAYRAPLFPASTLRHLMGWLFEEELKLAGQPPRIPESFLRQVAVWTGEGGPGGMDEPERASAVHRAHAEAFPEEHVPGALVGGSPAADMGAGVPGWVWATVIAAAVIFFVGRAVLPDMSETPGRNLQVVSVPPGAEVRWDGKYVGVTPTALKVAPGEDSHQLELRYVGHHPWSTTVSQAAVPERVQVTLERLPPPPPPPEPVVDARVPEPQKAGARKGVPSINAQGESREALDWIVGSPSAGAEYTLGLELLLAGKPGQASEKFGTCLRLVETAAECHLGMGRVGARTARAGVAVEHYRRYLQLRPRGTGAAEARQYLKSRSGR; encoded by the coding sequence GTGACGACGGGTGGGCACAGGACGCGTTTCGGCAAGTACGAGCTGCAGGAGCGCCTGGGCGCGGGTGGCATGGCCGTGGTGCACCGCGCGCGCTACACCGTGGCGGAGGGCGTGTCCCGGTCCGTGGTCATCAAGCGCGTGAGGGACCCGTACGCGTTGGATCCCGCCTTCGTGCGGATGTTCCTCAACGAAGCGCGTATCTCCATGGGGCTGTCGCACGGCAACATCGTCCAGGTCTTCGACTTCGGGCAGGAGGAGGGGGAGTACTTCCTCGCCATGGAGTGGGTGGACGGGCAGCCCCTGTCCAAGGTGCTCAAGCGCCTGAAGCTGAAGGGGATGGCGCACCTGCCGGCGCCGCTGGCCGTGCAGCTGATGGTGGAGGTCTGCAAGGGCCTGCACCACGCGCACACGCGCCGCGACGAGGAGGGCCGCTCGCTGGGGCTGGTGCACCGCGACGTGTCCCCGGACAACGTCCTGGTGAGCTACGAGGGCGAGGTGAAGCTCACCGACTTCGGCATCGCGAAGGCGCAGTGGGCCGGGCGGCAGGACACGGACGCGGGCGTGGTGCGCGGCAAGTTCCTCTACCTGTCACCGGAGCAGACGCGAGCGGAGGCGTTGGACGCGCGCTCGGACGTGTACACGGCCGGCGTGGTGCTCTTCGAACTGCTCACCGGCCGCAGGCCCGCGGAGGGAGACCAGGCCTCGGTGATGGAGCGCATCGCCACGGGCGACCTGACGCCCCCGCACGCGCACGTGCCGGACCTGGATCCGTCGCTGGGGGCCCTGGTGACGCGGGCGTTGGCGCTGAGGCGGGATGACCGCTTCACGAGCGCGGAGGACTTCCAGCGCGCGTTGGCGGAGTGGCTCGCGTACCGGGCGCCACTGTTCCCCGCGTCCACGCTGCGACACCTGATGGGCTGGCTGTTCGAGGAGGAGCTGAAGCTCGCGGGCCAGCCGCCGCGGATTCCGGAGTCCTTCCTGCGTCAGGTGGCGGTGTGGACGGGGGAGGGTGGCCCGGGGGGAATGGACGAGCCGGAGCGGGCGTCCGCGGTGCACCGCGCGCACGCCGAGGCGTTCCCTGAGGAGCACGTGCCCGGGGCGCTGGTGGGCGGCAGTCCCGCGGCGGACATGGGCGCGGGAGTGCCTGGCTGGGTCTGGGCGACCGTCATCGCGGCGGCGGTGATTTTCTTCGTGGGGCGGGCGGTGCTGCCCGACATGTCGGAAACGCCGGGGCGCAATCTCCAGGTGGTGTCGGTGCCTCCGGGCGCGGAGGTGCGCTGGGACGGCAAGTATGTCGGGGTGACGCCGACGGCCCTGAAGGTCGCTCCAGGGGAGGACTCGCACCAGTTGGAGCTGCGCTACGTGGGCCACCATCCGTGGTCGACCACCGTGTCGCAGGCGGCGGTGCCGGAGCGCGTGCAGGTGACGCTGGAGCGCCTGCCACCCCCGCCGCCGCCCCCCGAGCCGGTGGTGGACGCACGGGTGCCGGAGCCGCAGAAGGCGGGCGCCCGGAAGGGCGTGCCGAGCATCAACGCCCAGGGCGAATCGCGCGAGGCCCTGGATTGGATCGTGGGGTCCCCGAGCGCGGGGGCGGAGTACACGCTGGGCTTGGAGTTGCTCCTGGCGGGCAAGCCGGGGCAGGCCAGTGAGAAGTTCGGGACGTGCCTGAGGCTGGTGGAGACGGCCGCGGAGTGCCACCTGGGGATGGGGCGGGTGGGAGCGCGGACGGCCCGCGCGGGGGTGGCCGTGGAGCACTACCGGCGCTACCTGCAGTTGCGGCCGCGAGGGACCGGCGCGGCGGAGGCCCGGCAGTACCTCAAGTCCCGGTCGGGTCGGTAG
- a CDS encoding YdcF family protein, translated as MFLVLSKVLDLLLSPLTWALLFGVAGLLLRRWKRLSLASQLAALAVLYVFSIEPTVALLTRATEADAVSTYRPDTVYDAVILLGGGLDAAATERSGQPEYNAAPERMMRTFELLHDGRARQVLITAGNLDARPEAVVEADVLAAQLEHWGIAPERIVKEGRSRNTRENALESEPLVRAHGWKSLLLVTSAAHLPRAAGCFAAVGLKADTLAVDLRSSTIPPAKLSWLPRSGALNQSTDMLRELAGRIVYRARGWTAPWR; from the coding sequence ATGTTCCTCGTCCTTTCGAAGGTGCTGGACCTGCTGCTGTCGCCGCTCACCTGGGCGCTGTTGTTCGGCGTGGCGGGGCTGCTGCTGCGCCGGTGGAAGCGCCTGTCGCTGGCGTCCCAGCTCGCGGCGTTGGCCGTGCTGTACGTGTTCTCCATCGAGCCGACGGTGGCGCTGCTGACGCGCGCGACGGAGGCGGACGCGGTGAGCACGTACCGGCCGGACACCGTCTACGACGCGGTCATCCTGCTGGGCGGAGGGCTGGACGCGGCGGCCACGGAGCGCTCGGGGCAGCCGGAGTACAACGCCGCGCCGGAGCGGATGATGCGCACCTTCGAGCTGCTGCACGACGGCAGGGCCCGGCAGGTGTTGATTACCGCTGGCAACCTGGACGCGAGGCCGGAGGCGGTGGTGGAGGCGGACGTGCTGGCCGCGCAGCTGGAGCACTGGGGCATCGCACCCGAGCGCATCGTGAAGGAAGGGCGCAGCCGCAACACCCGCGAGAACGCGCTGGAGTCGGAGCCGCTGGTGCGCGCGCACGGCTGGAAGTCACTGCTCCTGGTGACGAGCGCCGCGCACCTGCCCCGAGCGGCCGGCTGCTTCGCGGCGGTGGGGCTGAAGGCGGACACCCTCGCGGTGGACCTCCGCTCCTCGACGATTCCCCCGGCGAAGCTGAGCTGGCTGCCGCGCTCGGGAGCGCTCAACCAGAGCACGGACATGCTGCGGGAGTTGGCGGGGCGGATTGTCTACCGGGCGCGAGGCTGGACCGCGCCCTGGCGGTAG
- a CDS encoding bifunctional metallophosphatase/5'-nucleotidase: MMKKTVSTWAVLLPLALVLATRSAGAAEPTPPADTVRLTILHLNDVYQFQPTAQNRGGLSRVATLKQQALKESPHVLTLLAGDTISPSVESSAEVAGEALKGKQMIDAWNALGLDYSTVGNHEFDFGDDVLRARLQQSRFPWLGANVMSVKSGQVFDGLRAWDLRDVGGVKVGIFGVVLPETQTSSKPGKDTRITPYCEAAKRSVEELRAAGAQFVLGLTHLAVEQDRELAKCVRVDLIIGGHDHDRVEETVAGTPIFKLDEDAIDLGRVTLDLDAKTGAVKKLAWKVIPITSKTPDDAAFNEQMKPYAPLMATLAERIGRSPVALDARSAPNRLGETNLGSFLADAFREATGADVALVNGGAIRADRVLPAGKMTRREMYSLMPYRNELVVLEVTGATLRAALENGVSLSSVDGKPPGRYPQVSGLRFTYDLRKAPGSRVTKVDVKGKPLDDAAKYRLATFSFVAQGNDGYAMFKDLPVLPPSPEHTSPWDALSTAFRTGKPAPRAKPQGRITVLGVPKGGLHAPPSMK, from the coding sequence ATGATGAAGAAGACCGTGAGCACCTGGGCGGTGCTGCTGCCGCTCGCGCTGGTGCTGGCCACCCGTTCCGCCGGGGCCGCGGAGCCGACGCCTCCCGCCGACACCGTCCGCCTCACGATCCTCCACCTCAACGACGTCTACCAATTCCAGCCCACCGCCCAGAACCGGGGCGGCCTGTCGCGCGTGGCCACGCTCAAGCAGCAGGCGCTGAAGGAGTCGCCTCACGTCCTCACGCTGCTGGCGGGTGACACGATTTCGCCTTCGGTGGAGTCGTCCGCGGAGGTGGCGGGCGAGGCGCTCAAGGGTAAGCAGATGATCGACGCGTGGAACGCGCTCGGTCTGGACTACTCCACGGTGGGCAACCACGAGTTCGACTTCGGGGACGACGTGCTGCGCGCGCGCCTCCAGCAGTCGCGCTTCCCGTGGCTGGGCGCCAACGTGATGAGCGTGAAGTCCGGGCAGGTGTTCGACGGGCTCAGGGCGTGGGACCTCCGCGACGTGGGCGGCGTGAAGGTGGGCATCTTCGGCGTGGTGCTGCCGGAGACGCAGACCTCGTCCAAGCCGGGCAAGGACACGCGCATCACGCCGTACTGCGAGGCCGCGAAGCGCTCCGTGGAGGAGCTGCGGGCCGCGGGCGCGCAGTTCGTGCTGGGGCTCACGCACCTGGCGGTGGAGCAGGACCGCGAGCTGGCGAAGTGCGTGCGCGTGGACCTCATCATCGGCGGGCATGACCACGACCGCGTGGAGGAGACCGTCGCGGGCACGCCCATCTTCAAGCTGGACGAGGACGCCATCGACCTGGGCCGCGTCACGCTGGACCTGGACGCGAAGACGGGCGCGGTGAAGAAGCTGGCGTGGAAGGTGATTCCCATCACCTCGAAGACTCCGGACGACGCGGCGTTCAACGAGCAGATGAAGCCCTACGCGCCGCTGATGGCCACGCTGGCGGAGCGCATTGGCCGCTCGCCGGTGGCGCTGGATGCGCGCAGTGCGCCGAACCGGCTGGGGGAGACGAACCTGGGCTCGTTCCTGGCGGATGCGTTCCGCGAGGCGACGGGCGCGGACGTGGCTCTCGTGAACGGGGGCGCCATCCGCGCGGACCGGGTGCTGCCCGCGGGGAAGATGACCCGGCGCGAGATGTACTCGCTCATGCCCTACCGCAACGAGCTGGTCGTCCTGGAGGTGACGGGGGCGACGCTGCGCGCGGCGCTGGAGAACGGCGTCAGCCTGAGCAGCGTGGATGGCAAGCCGCCCGGTCGCTACCCGCAGGTGTCCGGCCTGCGATTCACCTATGACTTGCGCAAGGCGCCAGGCTCGCGGGTGACGAAGGTGGACGTGAAGGGCAAGCCGCTGGACGACGCGGCGAAGTACCGGCTGGCCACCTTCAGCTTCGTGGCACAGGGCAACGACGGCTACGCGATGTTCAAGGACCTGCCTGTCCTGCCCCCGAGCCCTGAGCACACGTCGCCATGGGACGCGCTCAGCACCGCGTTCCGCACCGGCAAGCCCGCGCCCCGCGCGAAGCCCCAGGGCCGCATCACCGTCCTCGGCGTGCCCAAGGGCGGACTGCACGCGCCGCCGTCGATGAAGTAG